From Ammoniphilus oxalaticus:
AACGGTAGTTGGCTATCGGGGCTGCATCGTTTTGTAGGCAACAATCCTATTTTATTAGTTGGCAACAAGCTCGATCTGCTGCCACAAGCTATTAATCCGAACCGATTGGTCAATTGGATGAGGTATGAAGCAAAACAACTGGGCTTAAAACCTGTTGACGTGATGCTTTGCAGCGCGAAACAAGGAAGGGGTCTGGATCAGTTAGTCGAGGCGATCGTTCGCTATCGCCGCCAAGAAGATATTTATATTGTTGGGGCTACAAATGTTGGAAAATCGACTTTGATCAACACCTTGCTTCGCCATTATGGAGAAAACGAATTAGAATTGACGACGTCGCGATTTCCGGGGACTACGTTGGATATGATCGAGATTCCAATCGATGAGCGTCATTCGTTATTTGACACGCCGGGCATTATTAATAAGGATCAAATTGTTCATATGGTTGATCCCGAAGATTTGAAACTGATATCCCCGGAAACGAGGATCAATCCGAAAGTATTCCAACTTAACGATCAGCAAACGCTGTTTCTCGGCGGTATGGCTCGCGTTGATTTTGTAAGCGGAAAACGCCAACCTTTCGTTGTTTACGTATCCAATCGGATGCATATCCATCGAACAAAACTGGAAAAGGCTGATGAGCTGTTCGAAACACATGCCGGTTCGAAGATTTTGTCGCCGCCGCATGGCGAAAACCACAAGAAATTACCGCCATTACAGAGACGAACATTTAGAATTAGACCAGGTGAAAAAAAGGATATCGTTATTTCCGGGCTAGGCTGGATAACCGTCGGTGAGGTAGGGGCAAGTGTGGATGTCCATGCTCCAAGAGGGGTATCTGTTATTTTGCGAAATGCGCTCATATAAATTGGGATAAGAGAGAGGGAGGAGAGGCGGAAATGAATAATCAGACCGTGTTGACAGGCCTATTTGGCAATCCAGTGAGTCAATCGATGTCTCCTAATATGCATAATGCCGCATTTCAGCAACTCGGTTTAAATTTCGCGTATATGGCATTTGCTGTGGAGCATGCGCAACTTGGCGCCGCCGTAGAAGCGATCCGAGCGTTATCCATTCGGGGCGTTAATGTTACGATCCCGCATAAAGTTGCTGTGATGAAGTTTCTTGATGAAATCGACGCGGAAGCTTTAGATATCGGAGCTGTAAATACGATTGTAAACGACGGTGGAAAATTAATTGGGTATAATACAGATGGAAGAGGTTATGTTCACTCCTTATTGGAAGAGACAAGGGTTACATTGTCCGATAAACGTATTTTATTGGTCGGCGCCGGCGGAGCGGCAAGGGCGGTTGGTGTATCGCTTGCGAGAGAAGGGGTCAAACAGATTACGATTGCGAATCGTTCGATTGAACGCGCTGTGGAACTTGCCGATGATTTGTCGCGTCATGTTCAGTCCGAACCCGTTGGCTTAGGAGATGTTCAAGATTTGCGACAAGTTGATATCGTAATCAACACCAGTTCGGTCGGTATGTATCCAAACATGGGGGAGACACCGCTTCCAACGGATTTATTACATGCTGATTTGTTAGTCAGTGATTTAATTTACAACCCGTTGTATACGGAACTTTTAAATCAAGCTCGGGGGATTGGAGCGAAAGTACACAATGGCTTAGGCATGTTTGTCCACCAGGGCGCATTGGCGTTTGAATTGTGGACAGAGAATGAAGCGCCCCTGGAGCTAATGAGGAAAACAGTTGAGCAGCAACTAGGGCGATAATCGGGGCGCGTCGAGCGCGATGATTTACCGAGAGAAACTCCGCTTAATTCGCGGTTGAGTCGGTGTATCCGCGTCGTGTCTGATCGGAATCCCAATTTAGTCGGAGAAACTCCGCTTAATTCGCGGTTGAGTCGGTGTATCCGCGTCGTGTCTGATCGAAGGCCCAATTTAGTCGGAGAAACTCCGCTTAAATTACGGTTGAGTCGGTGTATCCGCGTCGTGTCTGATCGGAATCCCAATTTAGTCGGAGAAACTCCGCTTAATTCGCGGTTGAGTCCGTGTATCCGCGTCGTGTCTGATCGAAGGCCCAATTTAGTCGGAGAAACTCCGCTTAAATTACGGTTGAGTCGGTGTATCCGCGTCGTGTCTGATCGGAATCCCAATTTAGTCGGAGAAACTCCGCTTAATTCGCGGTTGAGTCCGTGTATCCGCGTCGTGTCTGATCGAAGGCCCAATTTAGTCGGAGAAACTCCGCTTAAATTACGGTTGAGTCGGTGTATCCGCGTCGTGTCTGATCGGAATCCCAATTTAGTCGGAGAAACTCCGCTTAATTCGCGGTTGAGTCCGTGTATCCGCGTCGTGTCTGATCGAAGGCCCAATTTAGTCGGAGAAACTCCGCTTAAATTACGGTTGAGTCGGTGTATCCGCGTCGTGTCTGATCGGAATCCCAATTTAGTCGGAGAAACTCCGCTTAATTCGCGGTTGAGTCCGTGTATCCGCGTCGTGTCTGATCGAAGGCCCAATTTAGTCGGAGAAACTCCGCTTAAATTACGGTTGAGTCGGTGTATCCGCGTCGTGTCTGATCGGAATCCCAATTTAGTCGGAGAAACTCCGCTTAATTCGCGGTTGAGTCCGTCCATCCGCGTCGGATCTATCATCATTATAAAGGAGGAAGGAGAATCTTATGTTAACGGGAAAACAAAAACGATTTTTACGTTCGGAAGCGCACCATTTGACTCCGATTTTTCAAGTAGGAAAAGGGGGAGTCAATGACAATTTGATTAAGCAAGTGGGGGAAGCGCTTGAAGTGAGAGAACTGATTAAGGTTTCGATTTTAGATACGTGCGCAACAGGTAAAAATGAGGTCGCCCAGTCTTTAGCTGAGGGGTCCAATGCTGAACTCGTGCAGTTGATCGGTCGAACAGTGGTCTTGTACAAAGAGTCAAAGGAACAAAAAAAGCTGGAGCTGCCGCATTAAAAATGAAAATTGGAATTTTGGGCGGAACATTTGATCCGATCCATCTGGTTCACCTCATGATCGCAGAACAGACGCGCGAGGAGGCTGATTTAGATGAGATTTGGTTCATGCCTTCGCGGATTCCGCCTCATAAGGACAATCGCCATGTGACTCCCGCAATGGATCGGCTGGAAATGGTCAAATTAGCAATCCAAGGGGCTCCTTATTTTAAAGCAATCTCGATTGAGTTAGACAGACCGGGACCATCCTACACAATTAAAACGGTGGAGGAGCTAAAACAGAAGTACCCGCAACATACATTTTCGTTTATTATCGGCGGAGACATGATTGATTATTTACCCCACTGGCACCGAATCGATGAATTAATCAAAATGATTCAATTTATTGGGGTTCAGCGACCTGGCGCGCAATTGACCGATTCTCCATACTCAAAATATACGCGGATGGTTCACATCCCGCAGATGGACATTTCATCGACGATCATACGAGATAAGATCAGGAACAGAAAAACGATTCGCTATATGGTCCCTGAAGAAGTTAGAATGTACATAAAGGGGCAGGGTTTGTATGAATCGTGAGCAATTGTTGCGGAGGGTAAAAGAGGAACTGCCTGACCATCGTTATCAACATACTGTCAGAGTTGCGGAGACAGCGGTTAAATTAGCTAAAATCCACGGTGTTGATTCAAATCGCGTAAATCGCGTTGAGTTGGCAGCTATTTTACACGATTATTGCAAGTACTGGGACTCTGAACGAATGAAGACAATCATTAAAGCGAACACTCAGCTTTCATCTGATTTGCTCAATTATGATAAAGAACTTTGGCACGGACCTGTTGGCGCAATCATTGCTAAGGAATCGTTTGGGGTAACTGACTCAGCAACGCTTGCCGCGATTGCCAATCACACATCGGGAAGGCCGGGAATGTGTCTGATAGAGAAAGTGGTGTGGTTAGCAGATTATATTGAGCCAGGTCGACAGTTCCCCGGGGTGGAGGAAATACGCGCCTTAGCCGAGCGAAATTTGGATCAAGCGATGTTGAAAGCTCTCGCAAACACGATTGTTTTTTTGGTTAAACGGGAGAAGCAGGTTTATCCGCTAACGCTAGCTACTTATAATGAACTCACTAAATTGTGTTCGAGCGACGATGACGTGAATCGATAGAAGAAGGTTCCATGCGTGTTTCATTGGGCTGAAGATGAAAAATTAGGCAATCAGTATAAGAGAGAGGACTAAATAAAATGGATATATTGCAAATCGCGCAACAAGTGGCAGGTGTTTTGGAAGATAAAAAGGCTGAAAATATTGTTACCCTTGATATCAAAGATCTCTCCACAATCGCTGATTACTTCGTTATTTGTCACGGTAATTCATCAACACAGGTGCAAGCGTTAGCTGCTGAACTAAGGAAAAACTTAATGGAGTCTGAGATTGAAATTAGTAAAATAGTCGGATACGATGCCGCAAGATGGGTGTTGGTTGACTTAGGCGATGTGGTTGTTCATATATTCCACAGAGATGAAAGGGAATATTACAATCTGGAAAGAATTTGGGGAGATGCCAGCATTGTCGGTTAGCTATACGCGGCTCGCTCAAGTGTATGATCGGTTTATGGCTGATGCTCCATATGAAGAGTGGGTTCGTTTCGCGGAATCAGAGTGGATGCAGTTTCAACTCACCCCTAAAAAAGTGATGGATTTGGCGTGCGGAACGGGCTCGATCTCCGTCCTTTTAGCCAAGAGGGGTTATCAGGTAACTGGGATTGATCTGTCTGAAGAAATGTTGACCATCGCGGAGGAAAAAGGGCGTGGTGAAGGCGTTCGACTGCAATTGTACCAACAAGACATGGTTGAATTAAGATCTCCTGAACCAATGGATAGTATTATTTGCTTTTGTGATTCTTTAAATTATATTACAGATCCGCAAGCTGTTTTTCAGACCTTTGAAGGCGTGTACCGCTCGCTTAAGCCAGGCGGCGTGTTTTTATTTGATGTTCATTCGCTTTATAAGATTAAGGACCTGTTTGCCGATCAATCGTTTCACTGGATTGAAGATGATCTTGTCTATGTTTGGGACTGTCAAGCTGAGGAAGAGAATCTGGTTACCCATTTCCTTACCTTTTTTGCGCGTGAGGGAGAACTTTATAGGCGGTTTGAGGAAACGCATCTACAACGCGGTTATTCGGAACAGCAATTGCGAACCTGGTTAGAGGAAGTCGGGTTTGCGAATATTCACTGTCACGCTGATTTAACAAACATGCCGCCCGTTCCAACAAGCGAGAGGTTGTTTTTCTCTTGCCAAAGACCAATGTGAAATAGCCTCTTGCTCATGACAAGGGGCTATTTCTTTTTTACGGCTAATATAACCGATTGGGAAATCACTTTTGCCATTTGCATCACTGTAAACAAGCGGGTATTTAACAATACCATCGCATCTAAAATCCCACTCGTGTTAACGATCCCTTTAATATGAAAGTGACCGACAGGAGGCAATATTTTACGGACTCCCATACCGGGCCGCAGCGGACCGTCAACCAACTGGATGTCCCCGACGCAACTTGTTATTCCCAAACTAGCATCAACAGAGATCACCAAGGGGTTGGACATAAGGCTAAGTCGGTAGAGGGCATCTTTTAGGTTAAGAGCATGGATTGGCCTTTCCAACGTTCCCCACACTTGAATATCAGGTACATTTGCTTGTTGTAAGAACATCCCGACTAGAGGTCCAAGTGAATCTCCAGTACACCGATCCGTTCCAATACAAAAAAGCACAATATCTGAAAATGATTTTTCGTTCTTCATTCTTTTCTTAATTCCAGTAGATATTTGGGATACAGCCTGTTTGTCTTTATGTGATATTTGTAATAACAGGGACACTCTCAATCACCTCCTATAATCTATGCAGAAAAGAGGAAGTGGGTATATGGGTAACCGCGGAATTATCTGTTCTTTAATAAAATAAAAAAGAGCCAAATCCCTGTAGGGATAACGGCTCAGTGATTAGTCCCATAAAACATATCGGATACGTCTTTTAAGTCCTCGTCATATCTCTTTTGCGTATTTTTATACATATGATTAAAAACATCACCGATTTGCTCCAAAGCCAAAATTCCTGCTCCTGTCACGCCACCTGGGACGCATACCCGTTGCTGAAGTGTTGGTAGATCAAATGGTCCTCTTGAGAGGAGGGCTGCGAGACCGATAACCATTTCAGTTGTCAAGAAGGTCGCTTCCTCGTTACTTATGCCCGTTTCCTCAACGGCTGCATGAATAAACCGTTGCAGTAAATAGCTTATGAAAGCCGGTCCGCAACTCACAATATCAGAGGACACCCTAACCTTCGACTCCTCAATCTCCAAGGGACGGCTGATCTGCTCAAACAAATTTCGGACTTTAATGCGATCCGCTTTTCCGCATCTGTTGCCGAACATTAATAAGGAGGCTCCAGCTGCCACTGAGTTTGTGATACTTGGAATCACCTTGGCAATCTTACAAGGCATTTGCTTTTCTAAATCTTCAATTAGAATTGGACTGGTAATTGATATAACGATTTTATTCGAGCCGAGATGAGGTGAAACATCGTCGATAACACGTTTGAATTCGAGCGGTTTTACACATAGAAAGATGATTTCGCTCATCTGAACGGTTTGAATGTTCGTTTCCGCGACAGTCAGTCCTGGGAAACGATCGCTCAATAATAGAGCTTTTTCCCTCGTTCGGTTACTTACAATAATT
This genomic window contains:
- the yqeH gene encoding ribosome biogenesis GTPase YqeH, with product MIETKSCAGCGVTLQTENQRLPGFIPNSAIDKEQVICQRCFRIKHYNEVAQVSMDDDDFVQILNGIASTDSLVVKVVDIFDFNGSWLSGLHRFVGNNPILLVGNKLDLLPQAINPNRLVNWMRYEAKQLGLKPVDVMLCSAKQGRGLDQLVEAIVRYRRQEDIYIVGATNVGKSTLINTLLRHYGENELELTTSRFPGTTLDMIEIPIDERHSLFDTPGIINKDQIVHMVDPEDLKLISPETRINPKVFQLNDQQTLFLGGMARVDFVSGKRQPFVVYVSNRMHIHRTKLEKADELFETHAGSKILSPPHGENHKKLPPLQRRTFRIRPGEKKDIVISGLGWITVGEVGASVDVHAPRGVSVILRNALI
- the aroE gene encoding shikimate dehydrogenase; this encodes MNNQTVLTGLFGNPVSQSMSPNMHNAAFQQLGLNFAYMAFAVEHAQLGAAVEAIRALSIRGVNVTIPHKVAVMKFLDEIDAEALDIGAVNTIVNDGGKLIGYNTDGRGYVHSLLEETRVTLSDKRILLVGAGGAARAVGVSLAREGVKQITIANRSIERAVELADDLSRHVQSEPVGLGDVQDLRQVDIVINTSSVGMYPNMGETPLPTDLLHADLLVSDLIYNPLYTELLNQARGIGAKVHNGLGMFVHQGALAFELWTENEAPLELMRKTVEQQLGR
- the yhbY gene encoding ribosome assembly RNA-binding protein YhbY: MLTGKQKRFLRSEAHHLTPIFQVGKGGVNDNLIKQVGEALEVRELIKVSILDTCATGKNEVAQSLAEGSNAELVQLIGRTVVLYKESKEQKKLELPH
- a CDS encoding nicotinate-nucleotide adenylyltransferase → MKIGILGGTFDPIHLVHLMIAEQTREEADLDEIWFMPSRIPPHKDNRHVTPAMDRLEMVKLAIQGAPYFKAISIELDRPGPSYTIKTVEELKQKYPQHTFSFIIGGDMIDYLPHWHRIDELIKMIQFIGVQRPGAQLTDSPYSKYTRMVHIPQMDISSTIIRDKIRNRKTIRYMVPEEVRMYIKGQGLYES
- the yqeK gene encoding bis(5'-nucleosyl)-tetraphosphatase (symmetrical) YqeK codes for the protein MNREQLLRRVKEELPDHRYQHTVRVAETAVKLAKIHGVDSNRVNRVELAAILHDYCKYWDSERMKTIIKANTQLSSDLLNYDKELWHGPVGAIIAKESFGVTDSATLAAIANHTSGRPGMCLIEKVVWLADYIEPGRQFPGVEEIRALAERNLDQAMLKALANTIVFLVKREKQVYPLTLATYNELTKLCSSDDDVNR
- the rsfS gene encoding ribosome silencing factor codes for the protein MDILQIAQQVAGVLEDKKAENIVTLDIKDLSTIADYFVICHGNSSTQVQALAAELRKNLMESEIEISKIVGYDAARWVLVDLGDVVVHIFHRDEREYYNLERIWGDASIVG
- a CDS encoding class I SAM-dependent DNA methyltransferase, which codes for MSVSYTRLAQVYDRFMADAPYEEWVRFAESEWMQFQLTPKKVMDLACGTGSISVLLAKRGYQVTGIDLSEEMLTIAEEKGRGEGVRLQLYQQDMVELRSPEPMDSIICFCDSLNYITDPQAVFQTFEGVYRSLKPGGVFLFDVHSLYKIKDLFADQSFHWIEDDLVYVWDCQAEEENLVTHFLTFFAREGELYRRFEETHLQRGYSEQQLRTWLEEVGFANIHCHADLTNMPPVPTSERLFFSCQRPM
- the yyaC gene encoding spore protease YyaC — its product is MSLLLQISHKDKQAVSQISTGIKKRMKNEKSFSDIVLFCIGTDRCTGDSLGPLVGMFLQQANVPDIQVWGTLERPIHALNLKDALYRLSLMSNPLVISVDASLGITSCVGDIQLVDGPLRPGMGVRKILPPVGHFHIKGIVNTSGILDAMVLLNTRLFTVMQMAKVISQSVILAVKKK
- the comER gene encoding late competence protein ComER, encoding MKVGFIGTGSMGSILVDAFLTAKTLTPDQIIVSNRTREKALLLSDRFPGLTVAETNIQTVQMSEIIFLCVKPLEFKRVIDDVSPHLGSNKIVISITSPILIEDLEKQMPCKIAKVIPSITNSVAAGASLLMFGNRCGKADRIKVRNLFEQISRPLEIEESKVRVSSDIVSCGPAFISYLLQRFIHAAVEETGISNEEATFLTTEMVIGLAALLSRGPFDLPTLQQRVCVPGGVTGAGILALEQIGDVFNHMYKNTQKRYDEDLKDVSDMFYGTNH